From Hippea alviniae EP5-r, the proteins below share one genomic window:
- the lpxD gene encoding UDP-3-O-(3-hydroxymyristoyl)glucosamine N-acyltransferase yields MRISELANLLGCKAIIREDKEITNIAPIEKAKSGELTFISNPKYEKYLSSTKADCIIASNKINTEEYPNLNFIICDNPYLAFAKIIRFVYKTPPPEPYISDKSSIDKTAQIDKSARVEEFVYIGRNVKIGKQTRIMPFVFIGDDVEIGDNCLIYPHVAIREKSIIGNNVIIHSGSVIGSDGFGYADTEDGEHLKIPQIGNVIIEDDVEIGSNVSIDRAALESTVIKKGTKIDNLVQIAHNVQIGENSIIVAQSGISGSTKLGKNVILAGQTGIAGHLKIADNVIITAKSGVGSSIRKAGVYSGIPVYEHKDWLKSSAIMPKLYEMYKKIKELENKIKELEDADD; encoded by the coding sequence ATGAGAATAAGCGAACTTGCCAATCTGCTTGGTTGCAAAGCCATAATAAGAGAAGATAAAGAGATAACAAACATAGCACCAATAGAGAAGGCAAAATCTGGTGAATTAACCTTTATCTCAAACCCAAAATACGAAAAATACCTAAGCTCAACCAAAGCAGACTGCATTATTGCATCAAACAAAATAAACACGGAAGAATATCCAAATCTAAACTTCATAATATGTGATAACCCGTATCTCGCATTTGCAAAAATCATAAGGTTCGTCTATAAAACACCACCACCAGAACCATACATCAGCGATAAATCAAGCATAGATAAAACAGCCCAAATAGACAAGAGCGCAAGAGTAGAAGAGTTTGTTTATATAGGCAGAAATGTAAAAATCGGCAAGCAAACAAGGATAATGCCTTTTGTCTTTATTGGAGATGATGTTGAAATAGGTGATAACTGCCTAATCTATCCACATGTTGCTATAAGAGAGAAGAGCATTATAGGAAACAACGTAATAATACACTCAGGAAGTGTGATAGGAAGTGACGGTTTTGGTTATGCAGACACAGAAGACGGAGAGCATTTAAAAATCCCACAGATAGGCAATGTTATAATAGAAGATGATGTTGAGATAGGCTCAAATGTCTCCATCGACAGAGCTGCACTTGAAAGCACAGTTATAAAAAAGGGCACAAAGATAGACAACCTTGTCCAAATAGCACACAATGTCCAGATTGGCGAAAACTCTATAATCGTTGCTCAGAGCGGGATCTCAGGCTCAACAAAACTCGGCAAGAATGTAATACTTGCAGGTCAAACAGGCATAGCAGGACATCTCAAGATAGCTGATAATGTCATAATAACGGCAAAATCTGGCGTTGGAAGCAGTATAAGAAAGGCTGGAGTATATTCTGGCATTCCCGTATATGAACATAAAGATTGGCTCAAAAGTTCTGCCATCATGCCAAAGCTATATGAAATGTATAAAAAGATAAAGGAGTTAGAGAACAAGATAAAGGAGCTTGAAGATGCTGATGATTGA
- the fabZ gene encoding 3-hydroxyacyl-ACP dehydratase FabZ yields the protein MLMIEEIKKILPHRYPFLLVDRVLEYEKGKWIKTIKNVTVNEPFFVGHFPQAAVMPGVLIVEAMAQSGGILAFLSMDKEEFERSIGGQRMVYFVEIEKARFKRTVIPGDQLLMKVEILKHKLGVWKIKGEAFVNDKLTAFATMTAKID from the coding sequence ATGCTGATGATTGAAGAGATAAAAAAGATACTACCGCACAGATACCCGTTCCTGCTTGTTGATAGGGTTTTAGAATACGAAAAAGGCAAATGGATAAAGACAATTAAGAATGTAACGGTCAATGAGCCGTTTTTTGTTGGTCATTTTCCACAGGCTGCAGTAATGCCCGGTGTGTTAATTGTTGAAGCTATGGCCCAAAGTGGTGGAATATTAGCTTTTCTATCAATGGATAAAGAAGAGTTCGAACGCTCCATAGGTGGACAGAGAATGGTATATTTCGTCGAGATAGAAAAAGCCCGCTTCAAAAGAACTGTGATACCAGGAGACCAGTTGCTGATGAAGGTTGAGATACTAAAACACAAATTGGGCGTTTGGAAAATTAAAGGTGAAGCGTTTGTTAACGACAAACTAACAGCTTTTGCCACAATGACAGCAAAAATAGATTAA
- the lpxA gene encoding acyl-ACP--UDP-N-acetylglucosamine O-acyltransferase, with protein MAAQIHETAIIGENVKIGDNVIIGPNVNIRDNVEIGDNTVIEANAFIDSYTTIGKGCKIFPSAVLGTIPQDLKFKGEFSQLIIGDNTTIREFCMINRGTKGGGGITRIGNNCLIMAYVHIAHDCILGNNIIVANAVQFAGHVIVEDNAVIGGMTAIHQFVRIGKFAMIGGMSGLALDVAPFCLATGIRANLHGLNLIGLKRAGFSAKDIEDLKEAYKTIFKSKLTFKEAYEKLKNSPSKHVIHMIEFLKNSSRGFCRDR; from the coding sequence ATGGCAGCGCAAATACACGAAACGGCAATCATAGGAGAAAATGTAAAGATAGGCGATAATGTCATAATAGGTCCAAATGTAAACATAAGGGACAATGTCGAGATAGGCGACAATACGGTTATAGAAGCAAATGCATTTATAGACTCATACACAACCATAGGCAAAGGTTGTAAAATATTTCCGTCTGCTGTTTTGGGAACAATACCGCAAGATTTAAAGTTTAAAGGCGAATTTAGTCAGCTCATCATAGGCGACAATACAACGATCAGAGAGTTCTGCATGATAAACAGAGGAACAAAAGGTGGTGGCGGAATAACACGTATAGGCAACAACTGCCTTATTATGGCGTATGTTCACATAGCTCATGACTGCATTTTGGGTAATAATATCATCGTTGCAAATGCCGTCCAGTTTGCAGGTCATGTGATAGTTGAAGATAACGCCGTTATAGGCGGCATGACAGCCATTCATCAGTTTGTAAGAATCGGCAAGTTTGCAATGATTGGTGGAATGAGTGGGCTCGCTTTAGATGTTGCTCCGTTCTGTCTTGCAACAGGCATAAGGGCAAACCTGCACGGCTTGAATCTGATAGGCTTAAAAAGAGCTGGATTCTCAGCCAAAGATATAGAAGATTTAAAAGAAGCATACAAAACCATCTTCAAAAGCAAGCTAACATTCAAAGAAGCCTACGAAAAGCTAAAGAATAGCCCATCAAAGCATGTCATCCACATGATTGAATTTTTAAAGAATTCATCAAGGGGCTTTTGCAGGGATAGATGA